In Deltaproteobacteria bacterium, the genomic window TCCTAATCGGATCCGCTGTATCGATAGTGACCGGTGATGGGGTACAAAAAGAGCGTGTCGTCAAGCTCGGGGCCGGCACCGATGTTGTGGACGACCAGGGGTCTGCGCCCATCGGCCGAGCGACGCTCGACGATGA contains:
- a CDS encoding DUF1287 domain-containing protein, with translation IVERRSADGRRPLVVHNIGAGPELDDTLFLYPITGHYRYSGSD